In one window of Myxocyprinus asiaticus isolate MX2 ecotype Aquarium Trade chromosome 43, UBuf_Myxa_2, whole genome shotgun sequence DNA:
- the LOC127433704 gene encoding serine/threonine-protein kinase PLK2-like, producing MELLRTITHHHQQQQQLVNNRKMCEHTHRSTENRRGKSGENHSHVIQEMSRIITDSATGKCYCRGKVLGKGGFAKCYEFTDLSTGKVYAAKIIPHTRVSKPHQREKIDREIELHRTLHHKHIVHFYHHFEDKDNIYILLEHCSRRSLAHILKARKVLTEPEVRYYLRQIVSGLKYLHEQEILHRDLKLGNFFINESMELKVGDFGLAAKLEPVENRRRTICGTPNYLSPEVLNKQGHGCESDVWALGCVMYTMLLGRPPFETTNLKETYRCIREARYSMPSSLSPQAKHLISSMLAKNPEDRPQLDDILHHYFFCQGFTPDRLSSNCCHAAPDLHHTSPAKNFFKKAAAALFGGKKDKAKYLESQNKPTKDEEDINRLCLDLQKASISPQPCRQTPEDSKPPISTAGKPAVPFKDNNSKQQIRDSIRMIVRGTLGSCSSSSECLEDSTMGSVADTVTRVLRGCLENMPEANNISKESVNSSFHWVTKWVDYSNKYGFGYQLSDHTVGVLFNNGTHMSLLSDKKTVHFYAELGQCSVFSTTEAPEQFVGQVTILKYFAHYMEENLMDGGDLPNVTDANKPRLYLLQWLKSDRALMMLFNDGTFQVNFYHDHTKIILCSQSEEYLLTYINEERVSTTMRLSTLLVSGCSADLRSRMDYALNMLLQRCN from the exons ATGGAGTTACTCAGGACTATTACACACCAccaccagcagcagcagcagcttgtaaataacagaaagatgtgtgaacacacacacagatccacAGAAAACAGACGTGGAAAATCTGGAGAGAATCATTCTCATGTCATACAAGAAATGTCACGCATCATTACGGATTCTGCTACTGGCAAATGTTACTGCAGAGGAAAAGTTTTGGGAAAG GGGGGTTTCGCCAAATGCTACGAATTTACAGATCTGAGCACAGGCAAAGTGTATGCAGCCAAAATCATTCCACACACGCGTGTTTCCAAACCCCACCAAAGGGAAAAG ATCGACAGAGAGATCGAACTGCACCGAACCCTGCATCACAAACACATTGTTCACTTCTACCACCATTTTGAGGACAAAGACAATATCTATATCCTACTTGAACACTGCAGTAGACGA TCACTAGCACACATTCTGAAGGCCCGAAAAGTGCTGACAGAACCAGAGGTTCGGTACTACCTTAGGCAGATTGTCTCAGGGTTGAAGTATCTCCATGAGCAAGAAATTCTGCACCGTGATCTTAAACTAG GTAACTTTTTCATCAACGAGTCTATGGAACTCAAGGTTGGAGACTTCGGCCTGGCTGCAAAACTCGAACCCGTCGAGAACCGTAGAAGAACAATATGTGGGACACCCAATTATCTGTCGCCTGAAGTCTTAAACAAGCAAGGACATGGCTGTGAATCTGACGTTTGGGCGCTGGGTTGTGTCAT GTACACCATGCTTTTGGGCAGGCCTCCATTTGAGACCACAAACCTCAAGGAGACGTATCGGTGCATTCGGGAAGCACGATACTCCATGCCGTCGTCCTTGTCGCCCCAAGCCAAGCATCTCATCAGCAGTATGCTGGCCAAGAACCCTGAAGATAGACCACAACTAGATGACATTCTACACCACTACTTTTTCTGCCAG GGTTTCACACCCGACAGACTGTCTTCTAACTGCTGCCATGCGGCCCCAGACCTCCACCACACCAGCCCTGCCAAGAACTTCTTCAAGAAAGCTGCAGCTGCCCTGTTTGGTGGCAAGAAGGACAAAGCCAAGTACTTGGAGTCTCAAA ATAAACCAACCAAGGATGAGGAGGATATTAATAGACTATGCCTCGACCTCCAGAAAGCTTCAATCAGCCCCCAACCCTGTAGACAAACCCCTGAG GACAGTAAGCCCCCCATTTCAACTGCAGGAAAACCAGCTGTCCCGTTCAAggacaacaacagcaaacaacagATTAGAGACAGCATTCGTATGATCGTGCGGGGAACTCTCGGGAGTTGTAGTAGCAGTAGCGAGT GTCTCGAGGACAGCACAATGGGCAGCGTTGCAGACACTGTAACCCGAGTACTGCGAGGCTGTCTGGAGAATATGCCGGAAG CTAATAACATTTCAAAGGAGAGTGTAAACTCCAGTTTCCATTGGGTGACCAAATGGGTAGACTACTCCAACAAGTATGGCTTTGGCTACCAACTGTCAGACCACACCGTTGGCGTTCTCTTCAACAACGGTACTCACATGAGCCTGCTGTCTGACAAAAA GACGGTACATTTCTATGCAGAGCTGGGACAATGTTCCGTGTTCTCCACAACCGAAGCCCCAGAGCAGTTTGTTGGTCAGGTCACCATCCTGAAGTACTTTGCTCATTACATGGAGGAGAATTTGATGGAT GGTGGTGACTTACCCAACGTGACAGATGCTAACAAACCCAGATTGTACCTTCTTCAGTGGCTCAAGTCAGATCGAGCGCTCATGATGCTCTTCAACGACGGCACTTTCCAG GTTAACTTCTATCATGACCACACCAAGATCATCCTGTGCAGTCAGAGCGAGGAATATCTCCTGACCTACATCAACGAGGAACGCGTGTCCACCACGATGCGCCTCAGCACGCTGCTCGTGTCTGGCTGCTCTGCCGACCTGCGCAGCCGCATGGACTATGCACTTAACATGCTGTTGCAGAGATGCAATTGA